The following are encoded together in the Actinoplanes sp. N902-109 genome:
- a CDS encoding PP2C family serine/threonine-protein phosphatase, whose translation MSLVLRAVAASDQGLVRSNNEDAVFVGSRLLVVADGMGGLPAGELASEILVNAVAVVDDMPDTGEPLQDLIAALGTANERIEAAVKDDDARDGMGTTVTSLMLAGDRAAALNVGDSRCYLVRDGELTQITKDDTYVQALVDQGVLTPDDARRHPQRALVTQAVQGGPFRPAGRMVPVRPGDRFLLCSDGLSDYVDDEVIAATLRSFPDRQVCAAELIARTLEAGAPDNVTVIVADVEDDAAGAGDA comes from the coding sequence ATGAGCTTGGTGCTACGCGCGGTTGCCGCCTCCGACCAGGGCCTGGTCCGCTCCAACAACGAGGACGCCGTCTTCGTGGGCAGCAGGCTGCTGGTCGTCGCCGACGGCATGGGCGGGCTGCCCGCCGGGGAGCTGGCCAGTGAGATCCTGGTGAACGCGGTCGCGGTGGTCGACGACATGCCCGACACCGGTGAGCCGCTGCAGGACCTGATCGCGGCCCTGGGCACGGCCAACGAGCGGATCGAGGCCGCGGTCAAGGACGACGACGCCCGCGACGGCATGGGCACGACCGTGACGTCGCTGATGCTCGCCGGCGACCGCGCGGCGGCGCTCAACGTCGGCGACTCGCGCTGCTACCTGGTCCGCGACGGCGAGCTGACCCAGATCACCAAGGACGACACGTACGTCCAGGCGCTGGTCGACCAGGGCGTGCTGACCCCGGACGACGCCCGCCGGCACCCGCAGCGGGCGCTGGTGACCCAGGCGGTGCAGGGCGGCCCATTCCGCCCGGCCGGCCGGATGGTGCCGGTGCGTCCCGGTGACCGGTTCCTGCTGTGCAGCGACGGGCTGAGCGACTACGTCGACGACGAGGTGATCGCGGCGACGCTGCGCTCGTTCCCCGACCGGCAGGTCTGCGCGGCCGAGCTGATCGCCCGCACTCTGGAGGCCGGCGCCCCGGACAACGTCACCGTGATCGTGGCCGACGTCGAGGACGACGCGGCCGGCGCCGGGGACGCTTAG
- a CDS encoding LuxR family transcriptional regulator — MPVPMVGRGDALEELRNAWEQAQLLGRCVPAVITGLPGTGKSRLTAAAVQAMTPEVVLSGSARLHSPAPYDWLAAVLAGRGPRPELPVPPQALAWLAQDPDVPRERYTPDALLRLAVTTVRALAGGRPSVLMVEDLHALDPASLSLIAELAGAPLPAVLLVTSRPPDEAVNPRLTVRTLERLAGVPGAVRRHLAALSAGEVGQIMQHLYGSSTLAAAAWQHTGGNPYRLTELLAMAGTEQALAQLVHPPAGPAVPVPVPAARRPAALTAPEQAALTAREREVLGCLAEGMSNKHIATALGISVRTVTVHVSNLLRKTGASSRTEAALWAVQRPAG; from the coding sequence ATGCCGGTGCCGATGGTGGGTCGTGGGGACGCCCTGGAGGAGTTGCGGAACGCCTGGGAGCAGGCGCAGCTGCTCGGCCGGTGCGTGCCCGCGGTGATCACCGGGCTGCCCGGCACCGGCAAGAGCCGGCTGACCGCCGCCGCGGTGCAGGCCATGACGCCCGAGGTGGTGCTCTCCGGGTCCGCGAGGCTGCATAGTCCGGCTCCTTACGACTGGTTGGCCGCCGTGCTGGCCGGGCGCGGGCCGCGTCCGGAGCTTCCGGTGCCGCCGCAGGCGCTCGCGTGGCTCGCCCAGGATCCGGATGTCCCCCGGGAGCGTTACACGCCGGATGCGCTGCTGCGCCTCGCCGTGACCACGGTGCGCGCCCTCGCGGGCGGTCGTCCGAGCGTACTCATGGTGGAGGATCTCCATGCTCTCGACCCCGCCAGCTTGAGCCTCATCGCCGAGCTGGCCGGCGCGCCGCTGCCCGCCGTGCTGCTGGTCACCTCACGCCCGCCGGACGAGGCGGTCAACCCCAGGCTCACCGTGCGCACCCTCGAACGCCTGGCCGGGGTGCCCGGCGCCGTGCGACGCCATCTGGCTGCCCTCAGCGCCGGCGAGGTGGGCCAGATAATGCAGCATCTGTACGGGTCGAGCACGCTCGCCGCCGCTGCGTGGCAGCACACCGGCGGCAACCCGTACCGGCTGACCGAGCTGCTCGCGATGGCCGGCACCGAGCAGGCCCTGGCGCAGCTGGTCCACCCACCGGCCGGGCCCGCGGTGCCGGTCCCCGTCCCGGCCGCCCGCCGGCCCGCCGCCCTGACCGCCCCCGAGCAGGCCGCCCTGACCGCCCGCGAGCGCGAGGTGCTGGGCTGCCTGGCCGAGGGCATGTCGAACAAGCACATCGCCACCGCCCTGGGCATCTCGGTGCGCACGGTGACCGTGCACGTGTCCAACCTGCTCCGCAAGACCGGGGCGTCGTCGCGCACCGAGGCCGCGTTGTGGGCAGTGCAGCGCCCGGCCGGGTGA
- a CDS encoding Tex family protein, whose amino-acid sequence MTTAIHQRIAQELGVREGQVTAAVELLDGGATVPFIARYRKEVTGTLDDQQLRVLEERLGYLRELEERRTAVLESIRSQGKLDDALEAQIMAAESKARLEDIYLPFKPKRRTRAQIAREAGLEPLADLLLGDPARDPRTEAAAFADADKGVADATAALEGARAILIERFAEDADLIGELRERMWVKGRLVAKVREGKESDGAKFADYFDFAEPYTKLPSHRILAMFRGEKEEVLDLTMEPTADEADAPSFEAAIAARNGVTDHGRPADRWLADTVRWAWRTRILIHLGADLRVRLWQAAEEEAVRVFAANLRDLLLAAPAGTRTTMGLDPGFRTGVKVAVVDSTGKCVATSTIYPHVPQNKWDASIHTLAQLAQQHKVDLIAIGNGTASRETDKLAADLIKRHPELNLTKVMVSEAGASVYSASAYASQELPGMDVSLRGAVSIARRLQDPLAELVKIDPRSIGVGQYQHDLSEVKLSRSLDAVVEDCVNAVGVDVNTASAPLLTRVSGIGAGLAENIVLHRDANGPFKNRSEIKKVARLGPKAFEQCAGFLRIPDGDDPLDASSVHPESYPVVRTILADAGTDLRTAMGNSPILRGLRPEKYVTDTVGLPTITDILKELEKPGRDPRPAFTTATFAEGVEKIADLKPGMVLEGVVTNVAAFGAFVDIGVHQDGLVHVSALSNKYVSDPREVVKSGDVVKVRVVDVDEARKRISLTMRLTDEPRAPRSDNPRGGQSRDGQPRGGQPRDGQSRGGQPRDGQSRGGQPRDGQPRDGQSRDGKPRQGGSARDGGGRQGGQPRQGGGQQRRGGSQSNSFNGGAMADALRRAGLTRD is encoded by the coding sequence GTGACGACAGCCATCCATCAGCGCATTGCCCAGGAGCTCGGGGTCCGTGAGGGCCAGGTGACCGCGGCGGTCGAGTTGCTCGACGGCGGCGCCACCGTGCCGTTCATCGCCCGCTACCGCAAGGAGGTCACCGGCACCCTGGACGACCAGCAGCTGCGGGTTCTCGAGGAGCGGCTCGGCTACCTGCGCGAGCTGGAGGAACGGCGCACCGCGGTGCTCGAGTCCATCCGGTCGCAGGGCAAGCTCGACGACGCCCTCGAGGCGCAGATCATGGCGGCCGAGTCCAAGGCCCGGCTCGAGGACATCTACCTGCCGTTCAAGCCCAAGCGCCGGACCCGGGCGCAGATCGCCCGCGAGGCGGGTCTGGAGCCCCTCGCCGATCTGCTGCTCGGCGACCCGGCACGCGACCCCCGTACCGAAGCAGCGGCCTTCGCCGACGCCGACAAGGGTGTCGCCGATGCGACAGCGGCCCTCGAAGGCGCCCGCGCGATCCTGATCGAGCGCTTCGCCGAGGACGCCGACCTCATCGGTGAGCTGCGCGAACGCATGTGGGTCAAGGGCCGGCTGGTCGCGAAGGTGCGCGAGGGCAAGGAGTCCGACGGCGCCAAGTTCGCCGACTACTTCGACTTCGCCGAGCCCTACACCAAGCTGCCCTCGCACCGCATCCTCGCCATGTTCCGCGGCGAGAAGGAAGAGGTCCTCGACCTCACGATGGAGCCCACCGCCGACGAGGCCGACGCGCCCAGCTTCGAGGCCGCGATCGCCGCCCGCAACGGCGTCACCGACCACGGCCGACCGGCCGACCGCTGGCTCGCCGATACCGTACGCTGGGCGTGGCGCACCCGCATCCTCATCCACCTCGGCGCCGACCTGCGGGTCCGGCTCTGGCAGGCGGCCGAGGAGGAAGCCGTCCGGGTCTTCGCGGCCAACCTGCGCGACCTGCTGCTTGCCGCGCCCGCCGGCACCCGCACCACCATGGGCCTCGACCCCGGATTCCGTACGGGCGTGAAGGTCGCGGTCGTCGACAGCACCGGCAAGTGCGTGGCCACCTCGACCATCTACCCGCACGTCCCGCAGAACAAGTGGGACGCCTCGATCCACACCCTGGCGCAGCTCGCCCAGCAGCACAAGGTCGACCTGATCGCGATCGGCAACGGCACCGCCTCGCGCGAGACCGACAAGCTCGCCGCCGACCTGATCAAGCGGCACCCCGAGCTCAACCTGACCAAGGTGATGGTCTCCGAGGCCGGTGCGTCGGTCTACTCGGCTTCGGCGTACGCCTCCCAGGAGCTCCCCGGCATGGACGTCTCCCTGCGCGGCGCGGTCTCCATCGCCCGCCGCCTGCAGGACCCGCTGGCCGAGCTGGTCAAGATCGACCCCCGTTCGATCGGCGTCGGGCAGTACCAGCACGACCTGTCCGAGGTGAAGCTGTCCCGCTCGCTCGACGCCGTCGTGGAAGACTGTGTCAACGCCGTCGGCGTCGACGTCAACACGGCCTCCGCGCCCCTGCTCACCCGGGTCTCCGGCATCGGCGCGGGCCTCGCGGAGAACATCGTGCTGCACCGCGACGCCAACGGCCCGTTCAAGAACCGCTCCGAGATCAAGAAGGTCGCCCGGCTCGGCCCCAAGGCCTTCGAGCAGTGCGCCGGCTTCCTGCGCATCCCCGACGGCGACGACCCGCTCGACGCTTCCAGCGTCCACCCCGAGTCCTACCCGGTGGTCCGCACGATCCTCGCCGACGCCGGCACCGACCTGCGCACGGCCATGGGCAACAGCCCGATCCTGCGCGGCCTGCGCCCGGAGAAGTACGTCACCGACACGGTCGGCCTGCCCACCATCACCGACATCCTCAAGGAGCTGGAGAAGCCCGGCCGCGACCCCCGCCCGGCCTTCACCACCGCCACCTTCGCCGAGGGCGTCGAGAAGATCGCCGACCTCAAGCCCGGCATGGTCCTCGAAGGCGTGGTCACCAACGTGGCCGCCTTCGGCGCCTTCGTCGACATCGGCGTCCACCAGGACGGCCTCGTGCACGTGTCGGCGCTGTCCAACAAGTACGTGAGCGACCCCCGCGAGGTGGTCAAGTCCGGCGACGTGGTCAAGGTCCGGGTGGTCGACGTCGACGAGGCCCGCAAGCGCATCTCCCTGACGATGCGCCTGACCGACGAGCCCCGCGCCCCGCGCAGCGACAACCCCCGCGGCGGGCAGTCCCGCGACGGCCAGCCCCGCGGCGGACAGCCTCGCGATGGGCAGTCCCGCGGCGGACAGCCTCGCGATGGGCAGTCCCGCGGCGGACAGCCTCGTGATGGCCAACCCCGCGACGGGCAGTCCCGCGATGGAAAGCCTCGGCAGGGCGGGTCTGCGCGCGATGGCGGTGGACGGCAGGGTGGCCAGCCGCGGCAGGGTGGTGGGCAGCAGCGCCGGGGTGGGTCGCAGTCGAACAGTTTCAACGGTGGGGCGATGGCTGATGCTCTGCGGCGGGCTGGGTTGACGCGGGACTGA
- a CDS encoding MMPL family transporter, with protein sequence MAATLARIGAFCARRRWLVLAAWLAVLLVMAGLAARFAQPLDDELTLPGLQSTQTLDRVDSDFGGGDDGGRVVVAAPPGQTLAGYRPAMTALGQALGAQLQLSGDGRIGYFEAARAPEPALNAARAAGLQVEESSALAAPPGRSSSPGIGLLIALVVLIVTFGSLTAAGMPLLTAVLGLGVALAGLYAGTALAPVNSVAPTLAVLLGLAVGIDYALFLIDRHRRQLRDGAPEVRASIAQAVGTAGSAVLFAALTVIVALAGLTVAGIGFLTQMGLAAAGAVLVAMLMALTLTPALLSFAGRHVIGRTLVPVVRVAPRWSGFLVRHPAAAVVASVLMLAVLAVPVLSMRLGLPNDGNDPTTATDRRAYDLVAEGFGPGANGPLLVLATFGSAPAAARTSAVTARLGAVPGVARVLPAGVHRSDVLFQVIPASGPSDAATATLVTRLRSLDVGVPLLVTGETAVAIDISEHLAHALPGYLGLVAGFAFVLLLLVFRSVLIPVKAVLSFLLSLGAALGCTVAIFQWGRLGGVFGVDPAGPLLSFLPIIVIGVLFGLSMDYEMFLVSGMHEEHRRGAAAQQAVTGGFARGAKVVTAAALIMIGVFGGGVAGGDAVTRPMAFALAMGVLVDAFVVRLVLVPAAISLLGRAAWWLPVWLDRTLPRLDVEGRATRLADGAPPQLHPTGPTAETAPSSGLT encoded by the coding sequence ATGGCCGCGACATTGGCTCGGATCGGAGCCTTCTGCGCCCGGCGGCGATGGCTGGTGCTGGCCGCCTGGCTGGCGGTGCTGCTGGTCATGGCCGGACTGGCGGCCCGCTTCGCCCAGCCGCTGGACGACGAGCTGACCCTGCCCGGCCTGCAGTCGACCCAGACCCTGGACCGGGTGGACAGCGATTTCGGCGGCGGCGATGACGGCGGCAGGGTGGTGGTCGCGGCGCCTCCCGGCCAGACGCTCGCCGGCTACCGGCCCGCCATGACCGCCCTGGGCCAGGCGCTCGGTGCACAATTGCAGCTGTCCGGGGACGGGCGCATCGGGTACTTCGAGGCAGCCCGGGCGCCCGAGCCGGCCCTGAATGCCGCACGAGCCGCCGGGTTGCAGGTCGAGGAGTCCTCCGCGCTGGCAGCGCCGCCCGGCCGGAGCAGCTCGCCCGGGATCGGGCTGCTCATCGCGCTGGTCGTGCTGATTGTCACGTTCGGTTCGCTCACCGCGGCCGGGATGCCGCTGCTGACCGCCGTTCTCGGACTGGGCGTGGCACTGGCCGGACTGTACGCCGGCACCGCCCTGGCGCCGGTCAACTCGGTGGCGCCGACGCTGGCCGTCCTGCTCGGGCTGGCGGTCGGCATCGACTACGCGCTCTTCCTCATCGACCGGCACCGCCGCCAGCTGCGCGACGGCGCCCCGGAGGTACGCGCCTCGATCGCCCAGGCCGTCGGCACGGCCGGCTCAGCGGTCCTGTTCGCCGCACTCACCGTGATCGTCGCCCTGGCCGGGCTGACCGTGGCCGGCATCGGGTTCCTCACCCAGATGGGCCTGGCTGCCGCCGGGGCCGTGCTGGTGGCCATGCTGATGGCGCTGACGCTGACCCCGGCGCTGCTGAGCTTCGCCGGTCGCCACGTCATCGGCCGCACCCTTGTCCCGGTCGTGCGGGTCGCGCCCCGCTGGTCGGGTTTCCTGGTGCGGCACCCCGCGGCGGCCGTCGTCGCCTCGGTGCTGATGCTGGCGGTGCTCGCCGTCCCGGTGCTGAGCATGCGGCTGGGCCTGCCCAACGACGGCAACGATCCCACGACGGCGACCGACCGCCGGGCCTACGACCTCGTGGCCGAGGGCTTCGGGCCGGGTGCCAACGGGCCGTTGCTGGTCCTGGCCACGTTCGGCAGTGCGCCCGCCGCTGCCCGGACCAGCGCGGTGACGGCCCGGCTGGGCGCGGTGCCGGGGGTCGCGCGGGTGCTGCCCGCCGGCGTGCACCGCAGCGACGTGCTGTTCCAGGTGATCCCGGCGAGCGGGCCGTCCGACGCCGCGACCGCGACGCTGGTGACCCGCCTCCGGTCGCTCGACGTGGGCGTTCCGCTGCTGGTCACCGGGGAGACCGCGGTCGCGATCGACATCTCCGAGCACCTGGCGCACGCGCTGCCGGGCTATCTCGGCCTGGTCGCCGGGTTCGCCTTCGTGCTGCTGCTGCTCGTGTTCCGCTCGGTGCTGATCCCGGTCAAGGCGGTGCTCAGCTTCCTGCTCAGCCTCGGTGCGGCGCTCGGCTGCACGGTCGCCATCTTCCAGTGGGGCCGGCTGGGCGGCGTGTTCGGGGTGGACCCGGCCGGGCCGCTGCTCAGCTTCCTGCCGATCATCGTGATCGGCGTCCTGTTCGGATTGTCCATGGACTACGAGATGTTCCTGGTCTCCGGAATGCACGAGGAACACCGGCGCGGCGCTGCCGCTCAGCAGGCGGTGACCGGCGGCTTCGCCCGGGGCGCCAAGGTCGTCACGGCGGCGGCCCTGATCATGATCGGCGTCTTCGGTGGCGGCGTGGCCGGCGGCGACGCGGTGACCCGTCCAATGGCCTTCGCGCTCGCGATGGGGGTGCTGGTGGATGCGTTCGTGGTACGACTGGTGCTGGTCCCGGCCGCCATCTCACTCCTCGGCCGCGCCGCCTGGTGGCTGCCGGTATGGCTGGACCGGACGCTCCCGCGGCTGGACGTCGAGGGCCGCGCCACCCGGCTCGCCGATGGCGCCCCGCCCCAGCTGCACCCGACCGGCCCCACCGCCGAAACCGCGCCGTCATCGGGGCTCACCTGA
- a CDS encoding sensor histidine kinase: MATSPARRRSTPVVLNLFGLVLVGLAFARDSLGDAPPALVVVAWVTWALWAVLVALPEPRVRERAALSLLLIAGGSLVAATTSVTGLVPGVVGMLILTSMPAVPLRLVAGVVSGGVVLIGVGALVTGAAREQLISSLATLVVVSLAGLGRRQQRTAETQSRALLEERLAVEQERARVAALTERSRIARDLHDVLAHSLGGLVIQLEAVDALLEAGRSPEAQDRVQAARQLAVSGLDEARRAVSALREPEVPLSAAVAELAAAHRALGGRVTVRGDADGGVLGGASFTAVQRAVQELLTNARRHAPAMATTLDLDWRDGTLTVTGVTAAPVSAPTSSGGGHGLRGMRERVTEAGGAMSVDPGPPFRVVLTVPGRVPA; encoded by the coding sequence GTGGCAACCTCCCCGGCCCGGCGCCGCAGCACCCCGGTGGTGCTCAACCTGTTCGGCCTCGTGCTCGTGGGTCTGGCGTTCGCGCGGGACTCGCTCGGCGACGCGCCGCCGGCTCTGGTGGTCGTGGCCTGGGTGACCTGGGCACTGTGGGCGGTCCTGGTGGCGCTGCCCGAGCCGCGGGTACGCGAGCGGGCTGCCCTCTCGCTGCTCCTCATCGCCGGTGGATCCCTGGTCGCCGCCACGACCAGCGTCACCGGGCTGGTCCCGGGGGTCGTCGGCATGCTGATCCTGACCTCGATGCCCGCGGTGCCCCTCCGGCTGGTCGCCGGCGTCGTGTCCGGCGGCGTCGTCCTCATCGGCGTCGGCGCGCTGGTGACCGGGGCGGCGCGGGAACAGCTCATCAGCTCGCTGGCAACTCTGGTGGTGGTGAGCCTGGCCGGGCTCGGCCGCCGGCAGCAGCGCACCGCCGAGACCCAGTCCCGGGCGCTGCTCGAGGAACGGCTGGCCGTCGAACAGGAGCGGGCCCGGGTGGCGGCACTGACCGAGCGCTCCCGCATCGCGCGCGACCTGCACGACGTGCTCGCCCACTCGCTCGGCGGCCTGGTCATCCAGCTGGAGGCGGTGGATGCGCTGCTCGAAGCCGGCCGTTCCCCGGAGGCGCAGGACCGGGTCCAGGCCGCCCGGCAGTTGGCCGTCTCGGGGCTGGACGAGGCGCGGCGGGCGGTGAGTGCGCTGCGCGAGCCGGAGGTCCCGCTGTCCGCGGCGGTGGCCGAGCTGGCTGCCGCGCATCGGGCGCTCGGCGGCCGGGTAACGGTGCGCGGCGATGCCGACGGCGGCGTGCTCGGCGGTGCCTCGTTCACGGCCGTTCAGCGGGCCGTTCAGGAGTTGCTGACCAATGCGCGGCGGCATGCGCCGGCAATGGCGACGACCCTCGACCTGGACTGGCGGGACGGCACTCTGACCGTCACGGGCGTCACGGCCGCGCCGGTGTCCGCCCCGACCTCGTCCGGTGGCGGGCACGGCCTGCGCGGGATGCGCGAGCGGGTCACCGAGGCCGGCGGCGCGATGAGTGTCGACCCCGGGCCACCGTTCCGCGTGGTGCTGACGGTTCCTGGGCGGGTGCCGGCATGA
- a CDS encoding response regulator transcription factor, whose protein sequence is MIRVLVADDQATVRDGLVTLLGLAEGIEVVGAAPDGLEAVRLALDLRPDVVLMDLRMPRLDGAGATARILAAAPATAVLVLTTYADDESLAGALRAGARGYLTKDAGRAELTAAVRSVASGQATFAAGIADRLVRGFTAAGPRPGLRERFPALTAREADVLEAITLGHNNARIAADLFLSVATVKSYINAIFAKLGARDRAHAAAIALGRSSQDGTGDGRRPM, encoded by the coding sequence ATGATCCGCGTGCTCGTGGCCGACGACCAGGCGACCGTACGCGACGGCCTGGTGACCCTGCTCGGCCTGGCCGAGGGCATCGAGGTCGTCGGGGCGGCGCCGGACGGGCTGGAGGCGGTGCGGCTCGCTCTCGATCTGCGGCCCGACGTGGTGCTGATGGACCTGCGCATGCCACGGCTCGACGGGGCCGGCGCTACCGCCCGGATCCTTGCCGCGGCGCCGGCGACAGCGGTGCTGGTGCTCACGACGTACGCCGATGACGAGTCACTGGCCGGTGCGCTGCGGGCCGGGGCCCGGGGCTATCTGACCAAGGACGCCGGCCGCGCCGAGCTGACCGCCGCGGTACGGTCGGTGGCGTCCGGGCAGGCGACGTTCGCGGCCGGGATCGCCGACCGGCTCGTCCGCGGCTTCACCGCCGCCGGCCCGCGGCCGGGTCTGCGGGAGCGCTTCCCGGCTCTGACCGCCCGGGAGGCCGACGTACTGGAGGCGATCACGCTCGGGCACAACAACGCTCGCATAGCCGCGGACCTGTTCCTCAGCGTGGCAACCGTGAAGAGCTACATCAACGCCATCTTCGCCAAGCTGGGCGCTCGGGACCGGGCGCATGCGGCGGCGATCGCGCTGGGCCGCTCCAGCCAGGACGGAACCGGGGACGGCCGCCGGCCGATGTGA
- a CDS encoding DUF3626 domain-containing protein, with protein MSAGPPVEPSLRITLNFHPDRVAAGRPLLSALAQTGTYVSQFVTGTSNGGLTAHPGGDRWRWESTMFGGAYDDAPADVRPVYGGLNFRRKEVGAAPRFGSAHLRLAGETVARATFCYPDSCFEPAAFGVADRMSLIGLALQDEQDALDDYIEAHVHGPVRIDRDVEALVLDPSYRGTEVERAARRLPCPVEWHAGFRLPVTELRRHPDFRGRRYVDLGVDLAVDGYLTPRIVGDAARSNEYDGQDLKRVWHYVARFGAPPAR; from the coding sequence GTGTCGGCAGGCCCGCCGGTCGAGCCCTCCCTGCGGATCACCCTCAACTTCCACCCCGACCGGGTCGCCGCCGGTCGCCCCCTGCTGAGCGCTCTCGCGCAGACCGGGACCTATGTGTCGCAGTTCGTCACCGGCACCAGCAACGGCGGGCTGACGGCTCATCCCGGCGGTGACCGATGGCGCTGGGAGTCAACGATGTTCGGTGGAGCCTACGACGATGCCCCGGCGGATGTGCGCCCGGTCTACGGTGGCTTGAACTTCCGCCGCAAAGAGGTCGGCGCGGCGCCGCGGTTCGGATCGGCACACCTGCGGCTGGCCGGGGAAACCGTTGCGAGGGCGACCTTCTGTTACCCGGACAGCTGCTTCGAACCGGCCGCTTTCGGCGTCGCTGACCGCATGTCGCTCATCGGGCTCGCCCTCCAGGACGAACAGGACGCGCTGGACGACTACATCGAGGCTCACGTCCACGGCCCCGTGCGTATCGACCGCGACGTCGAAGCTCTGGTGCTCGACCCCAGCTACCGCGGTACGGAAGTGGAGCGCGCCGCGCGCCGCCTGCCGTGTCCGGTCGAGTGGCACGCCGGGTTCCGGCTCCCGGTCACCGAACTGCGCCGGCATCCGGACTTCCGCGGCCGGCGCTACGTCGACCTCGGCGTCGACCTCGCCGTCGACGGCTACCTCACGCCCCGGATCGTCGGCGATGCCGCCCGCAGCAACGAGTACGACGGCCAGGACCTGAAACGGGTCTGGCACTACGTCGCCCGCTTCGGTGCCCCGCCGGCCCGGTGA
- a CDS encoding DUF2256 domain-containing protein, with protein sequence MITKTCDSCGRTITWRKAWAKDWDSVRWCSTACRRRGVRDSDRDLEQHILRAVGRTRRFPLATVEGDREDVRRAARRLAAAGRIRWTQHGRPVDPSTARGDVEITAT encoded by the coding sequence GTGATCACCAAGACGTGCGACTCCTGCGGCCGGACGATCACGTGGCGCAAGGCGTGGGCCAAGGACTGGGACTCCGTACGGTGGTGCAGCACGGCCTGCCGTCGCCGCGGGGTCCGCGACAGCGACCGGGACCTGGAACAGCACATCCTGCGGGCCGTGGGCCGCACCCGCCGGTTCCCGCTCGCCACCGTCGAGGGCGACCGGGAGGACGTCCGCCGGGCGGCGAGACGGCTGGCGGCGGCCGGTCGGATCCGCTGGACCCAGCACGGCCGCCCGGTCGACCCGAGCACCGCCCGGGGCGACGTCGAGATCACCGCCACCTGA
- a CDS encoding TetR/AcrR family transcriptional regulator has translation MDTSYGSAPPPVWDRPEPRRRAAPVPLSREKIATAAIRLADEHGLEKLSVRKLAQELGVAPMRLYDYVATKSELLDLMVDAIYATVLGPDVTADQPAWRSTVLDLVHRTRAAALAHEWFADLLGGRPHLGPHALAVGEATAAALDQAPGIRTLDDLQRALGALNAFLTGALRREITERRTARTTGTDETAWQASYGPYLTRMLETGRYPTIARLVIDGAHPDPDATFSHNLTTVLDGITGHPQP, from the coding sequence ATGGATACGTCGTACGGTAGCGCACCGCCGCCGGTCTGGGACCGCCCGGAACCCCGCCGACGGGCCGCACCGGTCCCGCTGAGCAGGGAGAAAATCGCCACCGCGGCGATCCGGCTGGCCGACGAGCACGGCCTGGAGAAGCTGTCGGTCCGCAAGCTCGCGCAGGAGCTGGGCGTCGCCCCGATGCGCCTCTACGACTACGTAGCCACCAAGTCCGAACTTCTCGACCTGATGGTCGACGCGATCTACGCCACCGTGCTCGGTCCCGACGTCACCGCCGACCAGCCTGCCTGGCGCAGCACGGTCCTGGACCTCGTCCACCGCACCCGCGCCGCCGCCCTCGCCCACGAATGGTTCGCCGACCTCCTGGGCGGCCGCCCGCACCTGGGCCCGCACGCCCTCGCCGTCGGCGAAGCCACCGCCGCGGCCCTCGACCAGGCTCCCGGCATCCGCACCCTCGACGACCTCCAGCGGGCCCTCGGCGCGCTCAACGCCTTCCTCACCGGAGCCCTGCGCCGCGAGATCACCGAACGCCGCACCGCCCGCACCACCGGCACCGACGAGACCGCCTGGCAGGCGAGCTACGGTCCCTACCTCACCCGCATGCTCGAGACCGGCCGCTATCCCACGATCGCCCGCCTCGTCATCGACGGCGCTCACCCCGACCCCGACGCGACCTTCTCCCACAACCTGACCACCGTCCTGGACGGCATCACCGGCCATCCGCAGCCGTGA